The nucleotide sequence ACGCGTTCTCCGGTATCGACCTGCCCGCCGGGCCGCAGACCATCTCCGGTGCCGATGCGCTGGCGTTCGTCCGGCAGCGGCACGGCCTGGCCGGCGGGGACCTGTCCCGGATCACCCGGCAGCAGGTGTTCCTCGCCGCGGTGGCGAACAAGGTGCTGTCCTCGGGCACCCTCGCCGACCCGACGAAGCTGACGGCACTGATCGACGTCGTGCACAAGTCGGTGGTCATCGACAGCGGCTGGGACATCCTCGGGTTCGCCGAGGAGGCGTCCCAGATCGCGGCCGGGCAGATGGACTTCCTGACGATCCCGAACGGCGGCCCGAAGAACACCGGCAGCGGCGACGTGCTGGTCGTCGACCCGCGCGAGGTCCAGGAGTTCGTCGACCGGCACACCACGCCGCAGCCGGCCGCCGAGCCGGAGCCCGCCCCGGCACCGACACCGGTCGTGGCCGACGTCGCCAACGGGTCCGGCACCACCGGTCTCGCGGCCCGGGTCGCCGGCGTGCTCGGGCAGAACGGCATCACCCCCGGTGAGATCGGCAACGCGCCGGACCGGACCACCTCGGTCGTCCGCTACAGCCAGGCCGACGGCGACGCCGGGGCTCGGCGGGTCGCCGACGCACTCGGCGGGATCGGGGTCGAGCAGTCCGACGCCGTCGGCCAGGGCCGGGTCCAGGTGCTGATCGGCGCGGACTACTCGGGCGGAGGCTCCTCGCCGTCCGCGGGCGCCGCGCAGGCCGGCGGCTCCGGCCCCTCCCCCGCACCGGCGCCCGCGACCCCGCCGATCTCGGCCGGCGGGGTGCCGTGCATCGACTGACACCCGGTGCTGGGTAGCGTCGGCGCACGATGACCACCGTCTTCGGCTCCGGCCTGTTCCTCACCGACGCCCTGCTCGGCCCGGCGCTCGGCGCGTCCGCGGCCCGCCCGCTGTTCACCCACTACGACGACGCCACCGGCGAGCGGATGGAGCTGTCCGGCACTACCACCGCGAACTGGACGGCCAAGGCCGCGAACCTGCTGCGTGACGAGTGCGACGTCGAGCCCGGCAGCCGGGTCTCGGTGCTGCTGCCCGCGCACTGGCAGAGTGCCGCGGCGCTGCTCGCGGTGTGGTCCTGCGGTGCCGAGCTGGTCGGCAATCCCGCCACCGCGGATCTGGTGCTGGCCGACGCCGCTCGGCTGGACACGGCGCTGGCCTCGGGCGCGGACGCCATCGTGGCGTTCTCGCTGGACGCGTTCGGGCGCGGACTGACCGGGCTCCCCACCGGGGTGCTGGACTTCGCGAGCGAGGTGCGGGTGCACGGCGACGACTTCGTGCCGTGGGACCCGGTGCCCGGGGACGCCGCGGCCTGGGACGGCGCGACCGGCGCCGAGGTGCTCGACGCCGCCGGCTCCCGGGCGGCCGCGCTGGACCTGGCGCCGGGCGCGCGGGTGCTGTCCACCCTCGCCTGGGACTCGCCGGAGGGCCTGCGCGACGGGCTGCTCGCGGTGCTGGCCGCCGGTGCCTCGCTGGTCCAGGTGGTGAACGCAGGCGAGTCGCTGGATCGGCGGGCGGAGACCGAACGCTGCACCGTACGGCTGGGCTGAGCACTCCCTGCTGCGAACCCGGCAGCGCGGGCGTGAGACGCTGATCGATCGTGGACCCCAGCACCTCCCCTGCGCCCGGCACCCGGGTGAGCGCCGCGGACGTCGACGACGCGGCGGCCCGGCTGCGCGCCGTGATCGGCCCGACCCCGCTGCAGCTCAACCCACGGCTGTCCGACGCGCTCGGCGGTGAGGTGTGGCTCAAACGCGAGGACCTGCAGCCGGTCCGCTCGTACAAGATCCGCGGTGCGTACAACCTGATCGCCCAGCTGCCCGAGACCGACCGGGCAGCCGGCGTCGTCTGCGCGAGCGCGGGCAACCACGCCCAGGGCGTCGCGTTCGCCTGCCAGCGGCTCGGTGTGCGCGGGCGGGTCTACCTGCCGGGGACGACGCCACGCCAGAAGCGCGACCGGGTCGCCCGCCTCGGCCGGGACGCGGTCGAGGTCCGGGTGGTCGGCAACACCTACGACGACGCCGCCGCGGCCGCCCGCGCGGACGCCGAGTCGACCGGGGCGACCCAGGTCCCGGCGTTCGACGATCCCCGCACGGTGGCCGGGCAGGGCACCATCGTCCGCGAGATCCTCGGCCAGCTGGCGGACCCGCCGGACGTGCTGGTGGTGCCGGTCGGCGGCGGCGGGCTGCTCGCCGGGGCCCTCACGTACCTGCGTGAGCACTCCCCGGGCACCCGGATCGTCGGCGTCGAACCGGCCGGTGCCGCCAGCATGGCGGCGGCGGTGGCCGCCGGATCGCCGGTGGAGCTGGCCACCCTGGACCCGTTCGTCGACGGCGCCGCGGTGCGCCGGGTCGGCGACGCGACCTTCGACGTCGTCCGGGAGTCCGGGATCGAGCTGGTGGCGGTGCCGGAGGGCCGGATCTGCGTGGAGATGCTGGCGCTCTACCAGTCGGACGGCATCATCGCCGAGCCCGCGGGCGCGCTGTCCCCGGCCGCGCTGGACCGGCTCGACATCCCGCGCGACGCGACCACCGTGTGCCTGCTGTCCGGCGGGAACAACGACGTCAGCCGCTACGCCGACATCGTCGAGCGCGCGCTGGTGTTCGAGGGCCGCAAGCACTACTTCCTGGTGGAGTTCCCGCAGGAGCCGGGTGCGCTGCGCCGGTTCCTCGACGACGTACTCGGCCCGGACGACGACATCACCCTGTTCGAGTACACGAAGCGCTCGAACCGGGAGACCGGCCCGGCGCTGGTCGGGGTGGAGCTGGGATCGCCGGACGACCTGCCGGCGCTGCTCAAGCGGATGGAGGAGGCTCCGCCGCACATCGAGCAGATCCCGCCGGACAGCCCGCTGTTCGGGTTCATCCTGTAAGACCTCGCGGGCAACATCGGGGTAACCGCGGGCACCTAGCGTCCCGGAGGTGCCCGAGATGATGTTCGACGTCCGCTGGCCGGACGGCACCGAGGTCAGTTACTACTCGCCGTCCCTGGTGGTGCAGGAGCACCTCGCCGCCGGGACGTCGTACCCGGTCGCGGACTTCGTGGACCGCAGCCGGGCCTGCATGGAGATCGCCGACGCCCGGGTCCGCGCGAAGTACGGCTTCGGCTGCAGCCAGTCCGCGCGGACCGTCGCGCTGATCACGGCCGCCGCCGGGCGGTTCGAGCCCACCGACGAGGTGCGGGTGGAGTCGTTCAGGCACTGACCCGGCGCGCCGTCAGCACCAGGTGCAGCACGATCCCCACGGCCAGCCCCCAGAACGCCGAGCCGATCCCGCCGATCGCGAACCCCGCCGCGGCGAACAGGAACGCCATCGCGGCCGGCACCCGGGCCGCCGGATCCGCCTCGGCGCCCGCCGGTACCGCCATCGCCCCCGTCACCGCGGCCGCGAACGTCCCCAGCAGCGCCAGCCCCGCGACGGACTCGATCACCCCGGGCGGCGCGGCCGCGACCAGCGCGGCCAGGGTCGTCGCGAGCGGTGCCAGCACCAGGCAGGTGATGCCGTTGGCCTGCGAGGCGATCCAGCGCCGGGCCGGGTCCGGATGCGCCTCGGGTGAGGCGGGCAGCGCGGCGGTGATCGCGGCCAGGTTGATCGTGTGCGCACCGGCGGTGGCACCGAGCATCGTCCCGGCGCCGGTGACCACCATCGCCTGCCGCCACGGCACCGGGTAGCCGGCGGCGCTCAGCACGGCGACGCCGGGCAGGTTCTGCGAGGCCATCGTGACCACGTAGAGCGGCAGCGCCACGCCGACCACGGCCGCCACCGAGAACGACGGCGCGGTCACCGTCAGCGTGGGCGGCTGCAGCCAGGACCAGCCGTCGGCCAGCAGCACGACGATGCCCAGCGCCAGCGCGAACGCCGCGGGAGCGGCCCAGCGCGACGCGAACCGCTGCAGCACCACCCAGACGACGACGATCGGGGCCACCAACAGCGGCTGCTCGGCCAGCGCCCGGACCGGCGCCAGGCAGAGCGGCAGCAGGACCCCGGCGAGCATCGCCTGGGCCAGCGGCGCCGGGATCGATCCGACGAGGCTACCGAGCCGGCCCCACAATCCGGTGAGGACGATCAGCGCCCCGGTGAGCAGGAACGCGCCGACCACCGCCGGCCAGCCCCCGGCGACCGCCCCGGTGGTGGCGAGGAGCGCGGCCCCCGGGGTCGACCAGGCGACGGTGATCGGACGGCGGGAGCGCCGGCTCAGCCAGAACGTGGCCAGGCCCATCAGCGCGGTGAGCACCACCAGCCCGGACGAGGCCTGCGCCGGATCGGCCCCGGCGGCGGTGAGCCCGGCCAGTACGACCGCGAACGAGCTGGTGACGCCGACGACGGCGGCCACGATCCCGACCGACACGGGCTGCAGCAACGAGCGTTCCACATACAGAACCCTAGAGTGGCCGAGTGGAAACTGACACCCTGCGGATCGCCGTCGGTGAGCGGGTGCGGGCCGCGCGCCGCGCCCACCGGCTCTCGGTCGGCGCGCTCGCGACCCGCGCCGGCATCGGCAAGGGATCGCTGTCGGAGATCGAGAACGGCACCCGCAACCCGACCCTGTCGACGCTGTACGCCCTGGCGAACACGCTCGGGCTGCCGCTGTCGCGGCTGCTGGCGGACGAGCCGGGTGCCGAGCTCGCGTCGCCCGGGATCACCGTCCGACTGTTGGACAGCAGTACCGACGGCGACGGGACCGTCGAGGTGTACTTGCTCACGCTCGCTCCGGGCGCGGTGCACGTCTCCGCGGGACACGGCCCACACGTCGTCGAACACCTGCTGGTGACCCGGGGCGCCGCGCGAGCGGGCCGGGTCGGCGCGGAGGTCGACCTGGACGCCGGCGCCGCCGCGACATGGGCCAGCGACGCCGAACACAGCTACCGCGCACTCGGGGACCGGCCCGCCGCGGCCGTGCTGGTGATCCGCTCCGGCGCGATCCCGGGGAGCCCGCCCGGCTGAGGTAGGTGTGCCCGGTCGGCGTGGTGGTGCGCACCGTGTGCGGCGTGCCGCCCAGGCCGTCGCGCACCAGCTCGACGGACCAGCCCGGGAGCTCCCGGACGAGGTTCCCGCGGACGCAGACCGCCCGCCCGTTCACCAGGCTCGTCGGACCGCCCCGGCGGGCGGGGACGATGTGGTCGACGTGCCGGGCCGGGGCGTCGCAATAGGGATCACGACAGCGGTCGCCGTCGCGGATCCGGACCAGCTCCGCCAGCACCCCGCCGAAGAACCGCCGCCGCGGATCGGCGCCCACCAGCGGCCCGCCGGCCGGGCGCGTGAACAGCCGCCGCCACCAGCGCCGCCCCTGGGTGCCGGCGAGGACGTCGCGGGCGATACCGGCCGGGACCGGGCCGTGGCCGACGATCTCGGCGGTACCGCCGGCCGCCGGATCGACCAGCTCGTCGACCCCGATCACGATGCCCAGCTCGACGTTCACATCGGCCGCCCGGACCTGCCCGGTGAGGCGCTCGACCAGCGTGTCGGCCATGACCTGGTCGCGGTTGCGATCGGATCCGGCGCCGACCACCGTGTCGGCGTGCCGGCGCAGCGCGGCCAGACAGGCGACGCCCTGCTCCACCGGGAGGTAGGCGGACAGCACCGCCATCGTGTCCGGTGCGGGCCGCAACCCGACCCGGCGGTCCGTGCGTGCGGTGCGGCCACGGGCGACATACGCCGCCGGATCGCACTCGTAGGCCAGTCGCCGCGCGAGCGCCGCCGCGGCCCGGCGACCGAGCTCGTCGATGCCGGCGCCGACGAGCTGTTCGTCGACCGCGCGCCGGGCCTCCCGATCGAGGTGCCGGGTCTCCGACACGACATGCTCGGCGACCTCCTCGCTGATCCGCCCCGCCCGCAGCAGCGCACAGATTCCGGGCAGATCGAGGTGCAGCACGCGGGCGCTGCCCAGCCGCCGCGAGCCGGCCGACGGGGAGATCCGGCAGGCCAGCGCGACCTGGTCGGCGATCCCGCGCTCCGCGGTGCGCGGATCGAGATCGCCATCGGCGATCCGCTCCTCGACCACCGCGCGGGCGAAGCCGACGATCTCGGCGCCGTGACCGGCGGCGACCACGGCGCGCAGCCGCTGGAACAGCGCGATCCGGTCGATCCGGACAGCCGGGTCGGCTGCGACACCGCCGCGATCCCCTGGCAGGCCGGACAGCACGCCGAGCACCGACTCGAGCACGGCGACGACCGGGTCGGAACCCGGCCCACCCTCGCCCGTTCCGATACCACCCGCCCCGCCGTTACCCGAACGGCCGTCACTCGACCACATGTTCGAATACTAGCGCATCACCAGGCGTTCCATCGAGGACTTTCCACATCGGATTCCCACCAGGCCAGCACCCGGAGCGCGTACAGCGTCAGCCACCGCGACGCGGCCGTCCGGGCCCCGCGCCGCACGGACGAGCGCGACCCCATCGGGCAGCCACGAGCAGCCAGTCCCGCGTCGCAGCGTCCATCGATCCCCCAGCACCGTCCGGTTCGACTAGAACTGTCCCTCATGACGGCTCTTCTGTGGACCGGAGCGCTCGGCTCGTGGCTGTTCGTCGTCACCTTCCTGATCGACGGCGCCACCCGGCCCGGCTACAGCCCGGTCCGGCATCCGGTCAGCGCGCTCGCGCTCGGGCCGCGCGGCGGGATCCAGACGGCGAACTTCGTCGTCTGTGGGCTCGCGATCACCACCGGCGCGCTCGCGCTCGCGCCGACGTACGTCCTGCTGGGCGTGGCCGTCGGCGTCTTCGGGCTGGCACTGGTCGCGTCCGGGGTGTTCCGGATGGACCCGATGCGCGGCTATCCCCCCGGCACGCCCGACGGCACGCCGGAGACGACGACCCGGCGGCACGACCTGCACGACCACGCCGGAGCGGTGGTATTCCTCGCCCTACCGGTCGCAGCCGCGATCGCCGCCTTCACGCTGGCCGATACCGGCTGGCGCTGGTACTCAGGCGTGACGGCCGCGCTGCTGCTCGCCGGGTTCAGCGCGTTCGGCACCGCGTGGGAGAACGACGACCCGCGGGCCGGGCTGGTGCAGCGCGTGGTGATCGGGGTGGGCTGGCTGTGGCTCGGCCTGGTGTTCGCGCACGTCGCACTGCTCGGCTGAGCGGTTCGCCCGTCAGCCCAGGTCGTGTTGCTCGATCAGCGCGCGGTGGTCGGCGTGCACGGTCGTGGACCACGGCAGCGGCAGGCGCGGGTCTTCGCCCCGCTCACGACGGTCGTAGAGATCGTCGACCGACAGGCGGCCGGTCGGGTCGAAACCGTACCTGCGGGGTTCGCGCACCGTTTCCAGCCGGACCGTCTCCGGCTCGACGTCGACGCCGACCAGTTTCACCCCCGCGACACCCACCTCGGCGATGAAGCCGGCCCACCCCCAGGCGTAGCGCTGGTACGACATCACCGCGTCGGAGTCGTCGACGGTGCAGGGCAGGGTCGGCCAGTTCTGCCAGTCCAGCGACAGCGCGTGCACGTGGTCGATCTGGACCTTGTTGAATCCGGGAGGGAACTGCACCGCGCGGCTGTCCGGACGCATGCGCTCCGACAGTACGAAGAGGCAATCGAAGGCGAGGTCCTCCTCGAGCCGCCAGCCGTCGAGACGCTGGTTGTGAGTACCCACCGACAGATGTGCCCGGCCGTCCCGCACCCGGTGCCCCAGCCACAGCGTCGTCATCGGGTGGCCGATTCCGCCCTCGTAGAACTCGACCCAGGTCGGCCCCTCCCACGACGCGACCCCGGAGAAGGGGAAGTCGATCGGCGGATGTCCTCGATCCTGCGGCGGGGCTGCTGACATCACCCGAGTGTCGCAGCCGCACGCGACAGGCCGGCGGCAACGGCACGGAGGCCCAGCGCCCCGCTCGTCTCACTTGAGCAGGTTGCGCGCCATCACCATCCGCTGGATCTGGTTGGTGCCCTCGTAGATCTGGGTGATCTTCGCGTCCCGCATCATCCGCTCGACCGGGAAGTCGCGGGTGTAGCCCGCGCCGCCGAGCAGCTGCACGGCGTCGGTGGTCACCTGCATCGCGGTGTCCGAGGCGAAGCACTTGGCGGCCGAGGAGATGAAGCCGAGATCGGGCTCGTTGCGCTCGGCACGCGACGCGGCGACGTAGCAGAGCTGGCGGGCGGCCTCGACCTTCATCGCCATCTCGGCGAGCATGAACTGCAGGCCCTGGAACTCGGCCAGCGTCTTGCCGAACTGCTTGCGCTCCTTCATGTACTGCGTCGCGACGTCGAGCGCGCCCTGGGCGATGCCGACGGCCTGCGCGCCGATGGTCGGACGCGTGTGGTCCAGCGTGCGCAGCGCGGTCTTGAAGCCGGTGCCCTCGGCGCCGATGATCCGGTCGGCCGGGATCCGGGCGTCCTCGAAGTGGATCTCACGGGTGGGCGAGCCGTGGATGCCGAGCTTGCGCTCCTTGGTGCCGACGACGAAACCCGGGTCGTCCTTGTGCACCACGAACGCCGAGATCCCGTTGGCCTTCTTCTCCGGATCGGTGACGGCCATGACCGTGTACCAGGTCGACTCGCCGGCGTTGGTGATCCAGCACTTGGTGCCGTTGAGCACCCACTCGTCGCCCTCGCGGCGGGCCCGGGTCTTCATCGACGCGGCATCGGAGCCCGCCTCGCGCTCGGACAGCGCGTAGCTGACCATCGCCTCGCCCGCGGCGACCGACGGCAGGACCTGCTGCTTCAACTCGTCCGAGGCGGACAGCAGGATCGGGGTGAGCCCGAGGCCGTTGACCCCGGGAATCAGCGACGACGACCCGCAGACCCGCGCGACCTCCTCGATCACGATGCAGCCGGCGAGCTCGTCGGCACCCTCGCCGCCGTACTCCTCGGGGATGATCACAGCCTGGAAGCCGGCCTTGACCAGCGCGTCGCGGGCCTCGACCGGAAAGCGCCCCTGCTCGTCGACATCGGCAGCGTGCGGCGCGATCTCCTTCTCCGCCAGGTCCCGCACCGCCGCGCGGAGGGCCTGGTGCTCGTCGCTGAGCCGGTAGCTGTCGAAGTCGCTGTTCATAACACGAATCTTAACGGCACTCCGTGCCACAGAGCAACGCACCTTGCTACCCTCCGTGCCATGACGAGCAGCACTCGCCGCGGGCGTTCCCCGGAGGGACGCGCGGAGGTCCGGCGGGATCTGGTCGCCGCGGCCGCCCGGCTGTTCGCCGACCGGGGTTACGACGACACCACGGTCGACGACATCGCGGCCGCGGCGGGCGTCGGCCGCCGGACCTTCTTCCGCTATTTCCGCGGCAAGGAGGACGCGCTGTCGCCCGATCACGAGCGCGGGCTCGCCCGGATCTCCGAGGTGTTCGCCGACGCGCACCCGGACGAACCGCTGCTGTCACTGGCACTGCGTGCCGCGGAGACCGTCTTCGATCTCTACACCGACGACCCAGGGGTGGCCCGGCAGCGGTTCGCACTGGTCGGTGCGGTGCCCGCACTGCGGGACCGGGAGGCCGCATCGGTGCACCACTACCGGCGGCTGTTCACCCGGAAGATCGCCACCCGGCTGGCCGGACAGCCGGACGGTGAACTGCGGGCCGCGGTGACGGCCGCGGCCCTCGTCGCCGCGCACAACCAGGCGCTGCACCGGTGGCTCGCCGACGGCGCCCGGGAGGCCGACCTGCCGGCCTGCATCGACCACTTCCGCCGGGTCGCGCCGATGCTGCCGCTGGAGGTCGACACCGAGCCGGATCTCGCCGACGTCACCCGCCGCCTGGAGCGGGCCACGCAGGCGCTGGAGCGTCAGACCGGTCACCGGACCGGGTGAGCGCCGACCGGCGCCGGGCCGCGACGACCGTGCCCACCGCCCACACCGCGCAGACCGCCACCAGCGCCGCGACGGCGAGCAGGGTGAGCCCGTCCGGATCGACCAGTGACTGACCGCGGACCGCCTGCCAGGTGGTGATCGCGAACACCCCGCTGCAACCGAGCACCGCCACCCCGGTCAGCCGCACACGGACCCGCTCGTCGCGCAACCACAGCACCCGGCCGGCGAGGAAACCGAGCAGCAGCACGAACAGCACGAGTACCTGGATCGCGTGCAGGCCGACGAAGTGCGGGACCCGCAGATCGCCACCGGTGGTGCTCCAGTTCGTGACCGGCATCCCGCCACCGTCCGGCACACCGACACCGTGCGCGCCGGACAGCGTCACCGGACGCCCGTTCGCATCCGGCACCGTGCGGCTCCCGCCACCACCGGCGATCCCGAACGCGACGGCCATGCCGGCG is from Pseudonocardia autotrophica and encodes:
- a CDS encoding TIGR03089 family protein, whose product is MTTVFGSGLFLTDALLGPALGASAARPLFTHYDDATGERMELSGTTTANWTAKAANLLRDECDVEPGSRVSVLLPAHWQSAAALLAVWSCGAELVGNPATADLVLADAARLDTALASGADAIVAFSLDAFGRGLTGLPTGVLDFASEVRVHGDDFVPWDPVPGDAAAWDGATGAEVLDAAGSRAAALDLAPGARVLSTLAWDSPEGLRDGLLAVLAAGASLVQVVNAGESLDRRAETERCTVRLG
- a CDS encoding benzoate/H(+) symporter BenE family transporter, with protein sequence MERSLLQPVSVGIVAAVVGVTSSFAVVLAGLTAAGADPAQASSGLVVLTALMGLATFWLSRRSRRPITVAWSTPGAALLATTGAVAGGWPAVVGAFLLTGALIVLTGLWGRLGSLVGSIPAPLAQAMLAGVLLPLCLAPVRALAEQPLLVAPIVVVWVVLQRFASRWAAPAAFALALGIVVLLADGWSWLQPPTLTVTAPSFSVAAVVGVALPLYVVTMASQNLPGVAVLSAAGYPVPWRQAMVVTGAGTMLGATAGAHTINLAAITAALPASPEAHPDPARRWIASQANGITCLVLAPLATTLAALVAAAPPGVIESVAGLALLGTFAAAVTGAMAVPAGAEADPAARVPAAMAFLFAAAGFAIGGIGSAFWGLAVGIVLHLVLTARRVSA
- a CDS encoding DUF998 domain-containing protein, which gives rise to MTALLWTGALGSWLFVVTFLIDGATRPGYSPVRHPVSALALGPRGGIQTANFVVCGLAITTGALALAPTYVLLGVAVGVFGLALVASGVFRMDPMRGYPPGTPDGTPETTTRRHDLHDHAGAVVFLALPVAAAIAAFTLADTGWRWYSGVTAALLLAGFSAFGTAWENDDPRAGLVQRVVIGVGWLWLGLVFAHVALLG
- a CDS encoding HNH endonuclease, with translation MWSSDGRSGNGGAGGIGTGEGGPGSDPVVAVLESVLGVLSGLPGDRGGVAADPAVRIDRIALFQRLRAVVAAGHGAEIVGFARAVVEERIADGDLDPRTAERGIADQVALACRISPSAGSRRLGSARVLHLDLPGICALLRAGRISEEVAEHVVSETRHLDREARRAVDEQLVGAGIDELGRRAAAALARRLAYECDPAAYVARGRTARTDRRVGLRPAPDTMAVLSAYLPVEQGVACLAALRRHADTVVGAGSDRNRDQVMADTLVERLTGQVRAADVNVELGIVIGVDELVDPAAGGTAEIVGHGPVPAGIARDVLAGTQGRRWWRRLFTRPAGGPLVGADPRRRFFGGVLAELVRIRDGDRCRDPYCDAPARHVDHIVPARRGGPTSLVNGRAVCVRGNLVRELPGWSVELVRDGLGGTPHTVRTTTPTGHTYLSRAGSPGSRRSGSPARPRRAGPRVRGSCVRRRWPMSRRRRRPGRPPRRPGPLARRPGSPAGVRRRVGRVPRRRAPRPERA
- the ilvA gene encoding threonine ammonia-lyase IlvA translates to MSAADVDDAAARLRAVIGPTPLQLNPRLSDALGGEVWLKREDLQPVRSYKIRGAYNLIAQLPETDRAAGVVCASAGNHAQGVAFACQRLGVRGRVYLPGTTPRQKRDRVARLGRDAVEVRVVGNTYDDAAAAARADAESTGATQVPAFDDPRTVAGQGTIVREILGQLADPPDVLVVPVGGGGLLAGALTYLREHSPGTRIVGVEPAGAASMAAAVAAGSPVELATLDPFVDGAAVRRVGDATFDVVRESGIELVAVPEGRICVEMLALYQSDGIIAEPAGALSPAALDRLDIPRDATTVCLLSGGNNDVSRYADIVERALVFEGRKHYFLVEFPQEPGALRRFLDDVLGPDDDITLFEYTKRSNRETGPALVGVELGSPDDLPALLKRMEEAPPHIEQIPPDSPLFGFIL
- a CDS encoding LCP family protein, with protein sequence MGDPRRAGDRSRPARRGRPADRPEPARPSAGRRWLHRFQIGVASMSVLTLLLTGAVWTLYRDVTGGITTTNVIFGGSTGGEQNILLVGVDSRTDAQGDPLPDEVLAELRSGAEDGVLNSDTIIVVHVPADGGGATAFSVPRDSEVRIQGLGRNKINAAYPQTKAQAAARLVAEGVADPKRIDEESSQAGRQALIGAVQDLTGLGIDHYAEVNLLGFYNLTQAIGGVEVCLKAPARDAFSGIDLPAGPQTISGADALAFVRQRHGLAGGDLSRITRQQVFLAAVANKVLSSGTLADPTKLTALIDVVHKSVVIDSGWDILGFAEEASQIAAGQMDFLTIPNGGPKNTGSGDVLVVDPREVQEFVDRHTTPQPAAEPEPAPAPTPVVADVANGSGTTGLAARVAGVLGQNGITPGEIGNAPDRTTSVVRYSQADGDAGARRVADALGGIGVEQSDAVGQGRVQVLIGADYSGGGSSPSAGAAQAGGSGPSPAPAPATPPISAGGVPCID
- a CDS encoding acyl-CoA dehydrogenase codes for the protein MNSDFDSYRLSDEHQALRAAVRDLAEKEIAPHAADVDEQGRFPVEARDALVKAGFQAVIIPEEYGGEGADELAGCIVIEEVARVCGSSSLIPGVNGLGLTPILLSASDELKQQVLPSVAAGEAMVSYALSEREAGSDAASMKTRARREGDEWVLNGTKCWITNAGESTWYTVMAVTDPEKKANGISAFVVHKDDPGFVVGTKERKLGIHGSPTREIHFEDARIPADRIIGAEGTGFKTALRTLDHTRPTIGAQAVGIAQGALDVATQYMKERKQFGKTLAEFQGLQFMLAEMAMKVEAARQLCYVAASRAERNEPDLGFISSAAKCFASDTAMQVTTDAVQLLGGAGYTRDFPVERMMRDAKITQIYEGTNQIQRMVMARNLLK
- a CDS encoding TetR family transcriptional regulator, producing the protein MTSSTRRGRSPEGRAEVRRDLVAAAARLFADRGYDDTTVDDIAAAAGVGRRTFFRYFRGKEDALSPDHERGLARISEVFADAHPDEPLLSLALRAAETVFDLYTDDPGVARQRFALVGAVPALRDREAASVHHYRRLFTRKIATRLAGQPDGELRAAVTAAALVAAHNQALHRWLADGAREADLPACIDHFRRVAPMLPLEVDTEPDLADVTRRLERATQALERQTGHRTG
- a CDS encoding MSMEG_0570 family nitrogen starvation response protein; translated protein: MMFDVRWPDGTEVSYYSPSLVVQEHLAAGTSYPVADFVDRSRACMEIADARVRAKYGFGCSQSARTVALITAAAGRFEPTDEVRVESFRH